CGCGATCCCCTGGGCCACGAGCTGAGAGTCGATCTCAGCGTTCTTGACCTCGAGGATGTTGAGCTGAACCTGCTTGCCGGTGAGCTTCTCCAGCTCGCCGCGGATGCGGTCTGCTTCGGCGCCACGGCGACCGATCACGATGCCCGGGCGGGCGGTGTGGATGTCGACGCGGACGCGGTCACGGGTGCGCTCGATCTCAACCTTCGAGATTCCAGCGCGCTCCAGACCGGTGCTCATGAGCTTGCGGATCTGCACGTCTTCACGGACGTAGTCGCGGTAGCGCTGTCCGGGCTTGGTGCTGTCGGCGAACCAACGCGACCGGTGGTCGGTGGTAATTCCGAGACGGTACCCGTGTGGGTGAACCTTCTGTCCCACTATCGGGCCCTTCCCTTCGTGTCTTCGCGCGGAGTGACGACCACAGTGATGTGGCTGGTCCGCTTGAGGATCTGGCTGGCTCGCCCCTGCGCACGGGGACGGAACCTCTTGAGGGTTGGTCCCTCGTCGATGAACGCCTCAGAGATGAAGAGCTTCTGCTCATCAAATGCAACGCTCGCGCGGTCAGCCTTGACCCGTGCGTTCGCGATCGCGCTCTGCACGACCTTGAGGATCGGCTCACTCGCTGTTTGCGGTGCGAACTTCAGCACCGCGACAGCCTCAGTTGCCTGCTTGCCACGGATAAGATCCACGACGCGCCGGGCCTTCTGAGGCGTGACACGGACGAACCGTGCCTGCGCCTTGGCTTCCATTGCTGTCCTGCCTTCTTGTCTCGTCATGACCAAGAGGTCCTCTCGCGACTGACCCCGGGGGGTCAGCGGCGACGGCCCTTCTTGTCGTCCTTCACGTGGCCGCGGAACGTCCGGGTCGGCGAGAACTCGCCGAGCTTGTGACCAACCATCGACTCCGTGACGAACACCGGAGTGTGCTTGCGACCGTCGTGCACGGCAAAAGTGTGACCGAGGAAGTCGGGCGTGATGACCGACCGACGGGACCAGGTCTTGATTACGTTCTTGGTCCCCTTCTCGTTCTGGACGTCCACCTTCTTCTGGAGGTGTCCGTCGACGAAGGGGCCCTTCTTCAGGCTGCGTGGCATGTCAGGCTCCTATCAACGCTTCTTGTTCTTGCCGGAACGACGACGACGCACGATGAGCTTGTCACTCGCCTTGTTGGGACGGCGGGTGCGGCCCTCTGCCTGGCCCCACGGGCTGACAGGGTGACGTCCACCGGAGGTCTTGCCTTCTCCACCACCGTGAGGGTGGTCGATCGGGTTCATCGCGACACCACGGACTGTCGGGCGCTTGCCCTTCCAGCGCATGCGGCCGGCCTTGCCCCAGTTGATGTTCGACTGCTCGGCGTTGCCCACCTCGCCGACCGTTGCGCGGCAGCGCAGGTCGACGTTGCGGATCTCACCGGACGGCAGACGCAGCTGGGCGTAAGGCCCGTCCTTCGCGACGAGCTGCACGGAGGCACCAGCCGAACGTGCCATCTTCGCGCCGCCGCCGGGCTTGAGCTCGACTGCGTGGATGACGGTACCGGTCGGGATGTTGCGCAGAGGCAGGTTGTTGCCAGGCTTGATGTCAGCCCCGGCACCGTTCTCGATCAGGTCGCCCTGGCCGAGCTTGTTCGGCGCGATGATGTAGCGCTTCTCACCGTCTGCATAGTGCAGGAGTGCGATGCGGGCGGTCCGGTTGGGGTCGTACTCGATGTGAGCGACCTTGGCCGGTACGCCGTCCTTGTCGTGCCGACGGAAGTCGATGACGCGGTAGGCGCGCTTGTGCCCACCACCCTTGTGCCGGGTGGTGATACGACCGGAGCTGTTACGCCCACCGGTCTTGTGGAGCGGACGGATAAGCGACTTCTCCGGCTCCGAGCGCGTGATCTCGACGAAGTCGGCAACGCTGGAGCCGCGGCGTCCGGGCGTAGTCGGCTTGTACTTGCGGATTCCCATGGGGATCTGTCCTCAATCTGCTCTCGGCCGGCTCAGCCGACCGGTCCACCGAACATGTCAATCGATCCCTCGCGAAGAGAGACGATCGCACGCTTGGTGTCCTTACGCTTGCCAGTACCGAAACGGGTCCGCCGGGACTTGCCCTTGCGGTTGATCGTGTTGACGGAGCTGACCTTGACATCGAAGATCTTCTCGATGGCGATCTTGATCTCCGTCTTGTTCGACCGCGGGTCGACGAGGAAGGTGTACTTTCCCTCGTCGAGCAGGCCGTAGCTCTTCTCAGAGAGAACCGGTGCGATCACGATGTCGCGTGGGTCCTTCTGAACCGTCGTAGCGATGGGCGTGGTCACTTGGTGTCCTCCTTGTCGAGCTGTGCCGACTCGGACTCCGTCGCGACGGCCTTGACCGAAGCGCCCTTCGCGGGGCCAGCGAGGAACGCGGTGAGCGCTCCCTGCGTGAACACCACGTCGTCAGAGATGAGCACGTCGTAGGTGTTGAGCTGGTCAGCCACCAGAAGGTGAACCTGCTCAGCGTTCTGCAACGACTTCACGGTGAGCTCGTCGCCACGCTCGAGAACCACGAGAACGTTCTTGCGAGGCGAGAGGTGCGCGAGCGACGCGAGCGCCTGCTTGGTCGACGGCGAGCCGTCGATACCGAAGCCGGTCACGACATGGATGCGGCCGGCGCGTGCGCGGTCAGAGAGTGCCCCGCGCAGTGCTGCCTGCTTCATCTTCTTGGGTGTGCGCTGGCTGTAGTCACGCGGTGTCGGTCCGTGAACCACACCACCACCGGCGAACTGAGGTGCGCGGATCGAGCCCTGACGGGCGCGACCGGTGCCCTTCTGCTTGTACGGCTTGCGTCCACCACCGCGAACCTCGCCGCGGGTCTTGGTGCTGTGCGTGCCCTGACGGGCCGCAGCGAGCTGCGCGACAACAACCTGGTGGATGAGAGGAATATTCGCCTGGACGTCGAACACCTCGGCGGGAAGCTCGGCGGAGCCGGACTTCTTGCCCTTGGCGTCGATGACGTCGACGGTCAGCGTTTCAGACATGCTGTCACGCACCCTTCGCTGCACTACGCACGAGGACGACGCCACCCTTGGGGCCGGGAACCGCGCCCTTGACGAGCAGCAGACCCTTCTCCGCGTCGACCGCGTGAACGGTCAGATTTTGCGTGGTCTGACGGTCAACACCCATCCGACCAGCCATCCGCACACCCTTGAAGACGCGCGACGGGGTCGAAGCCCCACCGATCGATCCGGGCTTGCGGTGGTTGCGGTGCGCACCGTGGGACGCGCCAACGCCGTGGAAGCCGTGGCGCTTCATGACACCGGCGGTGCCCTTGCCCTTGGTCGTTCCGACGACGTCCACAACGCTTCCGGCCTCGAAGGCCTCCGCGGTGAGCTCCTGGCCGAGGTTGAACTCGCCAGCGTTGGACGTGCGGATTTCGGTCACGTGACGGCGCGGGGTGACCCCGGCCTTCGCGAAGTGACCCTTCAGCGGCTGCGTCACCTTGCGGGGATCGATCGTGCCGTAGGCGAGCTGGACGGCTGCGTAGCCGTCAACATCAGCCGTACGGACCTGCGTCACCACGTTGGTGCCGACCTGGACCACGGTCACGGGAACGAGGCGTCCTGCTTCGTCCCAGACCTGGGTCATCCCGAGCTTGGTTCCGAGTACGGCCGTCACGGGCCGTTCGTTCTGCTGGGTAGCCATGTGTATGTCCCTCCCAGTCTCAGAGCTTGATCTCGATGTTCACGTCGGCGGGCAGGTCGAGACGCATGAGCGAGTCGACCGCCTTCGGCGTGGGATCGATGATGTCGATGAGCCGCTTGTGCGTGCGCATTTCAAAGTGCTCGCGGCTGTCCTTGTACTTGTGAGGCGAACGGATAACGCAAAACACGTTCTTCTCCGTCGGCAACGGCACCGGGCCCACGACCGTCGCACCAGCGCGTGTCACCGTGTCGACGATCTTGCGCGCCGAGCTGTCGATGACCTCGTGGTCGTAGGACTTGAGCCGGATGCGGATCTTCTGTCCCGCCATGGCGTCGTCTGACTCTCTCTCTCGAACTGTCCGACCCCCGCGCTCGGGCGTGTCGCTCTCAGCGACACGCATTCACGCTGCACCACGTCGTGGTGCGAGATCGTTGGATATGTAGGCCACACCGCAGATCGCGGGCCTATCGAGCACCCTACGACGCAGAACTGACCCGCAACGTCTTCTCGCCTGTGTGGAACCTCAGTCCCGCGGCACCTCAATCTGTCCATCGCACAGAGAGTTCAACACGCGGAACGGCCCCTGGGGCCGGACGGTTCAACACACTGTTCGATATTTGAATGAGCGCACCCGCAACAGGCAACCTGAACAGTTTGCCAGACGATTGCCAGAAAAGCCAGCCGATCCGGCTCCACACTTCCAGAGCTCTGCCACGTGCGCGCTCGCACCTGCCTGCCCCCTGCAGATGCCCCCAGACGCACGAGGACCCGGCGGCCTGACGGCTACCGGGTCCTCGTGAGCGATGCTCAGCTAGTCAGACAAGATCACTTGATGATCTTGGTGACCTGGCCTGAACCGACCGTACGTCCACCCTCGCGGATGGCGAAGCCGAGGCCCTCTTCCATGGCGATCGGCTGGATGAGCTCGACCGTCATCTCCGTGTTGTCGCCGGGCATGACCATCTCGGTGCCCTCAGGCAGCGTGATGACGCCGGTGACGTCGGTGGTGCGGAAGTAGAACTGAGGACGGTAGTTCGAGTAGAACGGGTTGTGACGCCCGCCCTCGTCCTTGCCGAGGATGTAGACGCGAGCCTCGAAGTTCGTGTGCGGGGTGATGGACCCCGGCTTCACGACAACCTGGCCGCGCTCGACGTCCTCGCGCTTGATCCCACGGAGAAGAAGACCGGTGTTGTCGCCGGCCTGCGCCTCGTCCATGGACTTGTGGAAGGTCTCGATACCCGTGACCGTCGTCTTCTGCGCGTTGCGGATTCCGACGATCTCGACCTCGGAGTTGATCGCAAGACGTCCACGGTCGACCTTGCCGGTGACGACGGTTCCACGACCGGTGATCGTGAAGACGTCCTCGATCGGCATGAGGAACGGCTTGTCGAGGTCACGGACCGGGTCCGGCACGTGCTCGTCGACAGCCTCGAGGAGGTCCTCGACGGTCTTGGTCCACTCCGGGTCGCCCTCGAGCGCCTTGAGGCCCGAGACGCGGACGACGGGAGCGTTGTCGCCGTCGAAGCCCTGTGCGGAGAGAAGCTCGCGCACCTCCATCTCGACGAGCTCGAGGATCTCCTCGTCGTCCACCATGTCGGCCTTGTTCAGCGCGACGAGGAGGTAAGGAACACCCACCTGACGAGCGAGCAGGACGTGCTCGCGCGTCTGAGCCATCGGGCCGTCGGTAGCGGCGACCACGAGGATCGCGCCGTCCATCTGGGCAGCACCGGTGATCATGTTCTTGATGTAGTCAGCGTGCCCGGGAGCATCGACGTGGGCGTAGTGACGCTTCTCCGTCTGGTACTCGATGTGCGCGATGTTGATCGTGATACCGCGCTGCTTCTCTTCGGGTGCCTTGTCGATGTCGTCGAACTTGAACTCAGGGTTCAGGTCCGGGTACTTGTCGTGCAGCACCTTCGAGATAGCTGCCGTGAGCGTCGTCTTACCGTGGTCAACGTGACCGATGGTTCCGATGTTGACGTGCGGTTTGGTCCGCTCGAACTTGGCCTTCGCCACTGGGGTCCTCCTGGGACTTGGGTAGTTGTGCCGAACGATGCAGCGCGGCTCGGTGGCCGATCTGCGGGGCGTGCGGGTCGCTACAGGTTGATGGTGGTGATTCTACAGTTCGACCTGTGGGGACTCACTCGCCCCGGGTCTTCTTGATGATCTCTTCGGCAACGTTCCGAGGAACCTCGGAATAGCTGTCGAACTGCATCGAGTACACAGCACGACCTTGGGTCTTTGACCGTAGGTCGCCGATGTACCCGAACATCTCTGACAGGGGTACGTGGGCCTGGATGACCTTGACACCCGTCGCGTCTTCCATCGACTGGATCATGCCTCGACGCGAGTTGATGTCACCGATGACGTCACCCATGTATTCCTCAGGTGTCCGTACCTCTACCGCCATGACCGGCTCGAGCAGAACCGGGTCTGCCTTCCTGACGCCCTCTTTGAGGATCATCGAGCCGGCAATCTTGAACGCCATCTCCGAGGAGTCGACCTCGTGGAAGGCTCCGTCGAGCAGTGTGGCCTTGATACCGACGAGCGGGTACCCGGCGAGCACGCCGAGCTCCATCGCTGCCTGGATACCAGCGTCCACGCTCGGGATGTACTCGCGCGGGATCCGCCCGCCGCCGACCTTGTTCTCGAAGACGTACAGCTCGCCCTCGGCAGGATCCAGCGGAGCGAACGACATCTGCACCTTGGCGAACTGGCCGGATCCACCAGTCTGCTTCTTGTGCGTGTAGTCGATCTTGTCCACCGTACGACGGATCGTCTCGCGGTACGCGACCTGCGGCTTGCCGACGTTCGCCTCGACGTTGAACTCACGACGCATACGGTCGACGAGGATGTCGAGGTGAAGCTCGCCCATCCCGGCGATGACCGTCTGGCCGGTGTCGATGTTGAGCGAGACCTGGAACGTCGGGTCCTCGTCGGAGAGCTTCTGGATAGCGACGGAGAGCTTCTCCTGGTCGCCCTTCGTCTTCGGCTCGATGGCCACCGAGATGACCGGCTCCGGGAACGTCATCGACTCGAGGACGACGGGGTTCGCGATGTCGCAGAGCGTGTCACCGGTGGTGACGTCCTTGAGACCGATGAACGCGTAGATGTGACCGGCCGTCGCGTCGTCGACCGGGTTCTCCTTGTTGGAGTGCATCTGGAAGAGCTTTCCGATGCGCTCCTTCTTGTTCTTGGTCGAGTTGAGCACCTGGGCGCCCTGGCCGACGTGGCCGGAGTACACGCGCACGTAGGTGAGCTTCCCGAAGAACGGGTGCGTGGCGACCTTGAACGCGAGGGCCGCGAACGGCTCGCTCGAGTCAGGGTGGCGCTCGACGATCTTCTCTTCGTCGCGAAGGTCGTGCCCCTGCATGGCGGGCACGTCGAGCGGCGTCGGGAGGTAGTCGATGACTGCGTCGAGCATGGGCTGGACGCCCTTGTTCTTGAACGCAGACCCACAGAGGACCGGGTAGGCCTCAGAGCGGATCGTCAGCTGGCGGATACCGTCCTTGATCTCGGCGACCGTCAGCTCCTCTCCGTTGAGGTACTTCTCCATGAGCTCTTCCGAGGCGTCGGCGACAGCCTCGAGGAGCTCCGCGCGGTACTGCGCAGCCTTCTCGACGAGGTCGGCCGGGATCTCCTCGGTGGAGTACTCCTCGCCCAGCGCGGTCACGCCGTGCCAGACGAGAGCCTTCTGCTCGACGAGGTCGACGACTCCGATGAAGTCGCTCTCGGAGCCGATCGGCAGCTGGATGACGAGCGGCTTCGCCTTGAGCCGGTTGATGATCGTGTCGACTGTGAAGTAGAAGTCGGCGCCGAGCTTGTCCATCTTGTTGACGAAGCAGATGCGCGGGACCTCGTACTTGTCCGCCTGGCGCCAGACCGTCTCGGACTGGGGCTCGACGCCCTCCTTGCCGTCGAACACCGCGACGGCACCATCGAGCACGCGGAGCGAACGCTCCACCTCGACCGTGAAGTCGACGTGCCCGGGGGTGTCGATGATGTTGATCTGGTTGTTCTTCCAGTAGCAGGTCGTCGCGGCCGACGTGATCGTGATGCCGCGCTCCTGCTCCTGCTCCATCCAGTCCATCGTCGACGCGCCGTCGTGCGTCTCACCAATCTTGTAGTTGACCCCCGTGTAGAACAGGATCCGCTCGGTGGTGGTGGTCTTGCCAGCATCGATGTGAGCCATGATGCCGATGTTGCGGACCTTGCTCAGGTCGGTGAGCACGTCAAGTGCCACGGTGATCTACCTCTTACTGGTGTGGGATGGAGCTCAGACGTGAGACAGAGGACGCCTGTAGGGCGTCGAGGGATGAACGGGTGCCCCGGGACGTCCCGGGGCACCGCATCATCACCAGCGGTAGTGCGCGAAGGCCTTGTTGGACTCAGCCATCTTGTGCATGTCCTCGCGGCGCTTCACAGCGGCACCGAGGCCGTTGCTCGCGTCGAGGATCTCGTTCATGAGGCGCTCGGTCATGGTCTTCTCGCGACGTGCACGCGAGTAGTCCGTGAGCCAGCGCAGCGCGAGCGTGGTCGAGCGGACGGGGCGAACCTCGACCGGAACCTGGTAGGTCGCGCCACCGACACGGCGCGAGCGAACCTCGAGCGCGGGGCGGATGTTCTCGAGCGCGCGCTTGAGGACGACGACGGGGTCGCCGGCGGTCTTGTCGCGGACGCCTTCGAGGGCACCGTAGACGATCGCCTCAGCGGTCGACTTCTTGCCGTCCATGAGGACCTTGTTGATGAGCTGCGTGACGACCGGGGATCCGTAGACCGGGTCGATGATGAGGGGCCGCTTCGGGGCCGGGCCTTTGCGAGGCATCAGCTCTTCTCCTTCTTCGCGCCGTAGCGGCTGCGAGCCTGCTTGCGGTTCTTGACACCCTGGGTGTCGAGAGCGCCGCGGATGACCTTGTAACGCACACCGGGAAGGTCCTTCACACGACCGCCGCGCACGAGCACGATGGAGTGCTCCTGGAGGTTGTGTCCGACACCTGGGATGTACGCGGTGACCTCAACGCCACTGGAGAGCTTCACGCGAGCAACCTTGCGGAGCGCGGAGTTCGGCTTCTTCGGAGTGGTGGTGTAGACGCGGGTGCACACACCGCGCCGCTGAGGGGATCCTTTGAGGGCCGGCGTCTTGGACTTTCCGACCTTCGATGTCCGCCCCTTGCGGACGAGCTGCT
This sequence is a window from Sanguibacter antarcticus. Protein-coding genes within it:
- the rplV gene encoding 50S ribosomal protein L22, encoding MEAKAQARFVRVTPQKARRVVDLIRGKQATEAVAVLKFAPQTASEPILKVVQSAIANARVKADRASVAFDEQKLFISEAFIDEGPTLKRFRPRAQGRASQILKRTSHITVVVTPREDTKGRAR
- the rpsS gene encoding 30S ribosomal protein S19, whose product is MPRSLKKGPFVDGHLQKKVDVQNEKGTKNVIKTWSRRSVITPDFLGHTFAVHDGRKHTPVFVTESMVGHKLGEFSPTRTFRGHVKDDKKGRRR
- the rplB gene encoding 50S ribosomal protein L2 gives rise to the protein MGIRKYKPTTPGRRGSSVADFVEITRSEPEKSLIRPLHKTGGRNSSGRITTRHKGGGHKRAYRVIDFRRHDKDGVPAKVAHIEYDPNRTARIALLHYADGEKRYIIAPNKLGQGDLIENGAGADIKPGNNLPLRNIPTGTVIHAVELKPGGGAKMARSAGASVQLVAKDGPYAQLRLPSGEIRNVDLRCRATVGEVGNAEQSNINWGKAGRMRWKGKRPTVRGVAMNPIDHPHGGGEGKTSGGRHPVSPWGQAEGRTRRPNKASDKLIVRRRRSGKNKKR
- the rplW gene encoding 50S ribosomal protein L23; this translates as MTTPIATTVQKDPRDIVIAPVLSEKSYGLLDEGKYTFLVDPRSNKTEIKIAIEKIFDVKVSSVNTINRKGKSRRTRFGTGKRKDTKRAIVSLREGSIDMFGGPVG
- the rplD gene encoding 50S ribosomal protein L4, translated to MSETLTVDVIDAKGKKSGSAELPAEVFDVQANIPLIHQVVVAQLAAARQGTHSTKTRGEVRGGGRKPYKQKGTGRARQGSIRAPQFAGGGVVHGPTPRDYSQRTPKKMKQAALRGALSDRARAGRIHVVTGFGIDGSPSTKQALASLAHLSPRKNVLVVLERGDELTVKSLQNAEQVHLLVADQLNTYDVLISDDVVFTQGALTAFLAGPAKGASVKAVATESESAQLDKEDTK
- the rplC gene encoding 50S ribosomal protein L3, which translates into the protein MATQQNERPVTAVLGTKLGMTQVWDEAGRLVPVTVVQVGTNVVTQVRTADVDGYAAVQLAYGTIDPRKVTQPLKGHFAKAGVTPRRHVTEIRTSNAGEFNLGQELTAEAFEAGSVVDVVGTTKGKGTAGVMKRHGFHGVGASHGAHRNHRKPGSIGGASTPSRVFKGVRMAGRMGVDRQTTQNLTVHAVDAEKGLLLVKGAVPGPKGGVVLVRSAAKGA
- the rpsJ gene encoding 30S ribosomal protein S10; the protein is MAGQKIRIRLKSYDHEVIDSSARKIVDTVTRAGATVVGPVPLPTEKNVFCVIRSPHKYKDSREHFEMRTHKRLIDIIDPTPKAVDSLMRLDLPADVNIEIKL
- the tuf gene encoding elongation factor Tu; the protein is MAKAKFERTKPHVNIGTIGHVDHGKTTLTAAISKVLHDKYPDLNPEFKFDDIDKAPEEKQRGITINIAHIEYQTEKRHYAHVDAPGHADYIKNMITGAAQMDGAILVVAATDGPMAQTREHVLLARQVGVPYLLVALNKADMVDDEEILELVEMEVRELLSAQGFDGDNAPVVRVSGLKALEGDPEWTKTVEDLLEAVDEHVPDPVRDLDKPFLMPIEDVFTITGRGTVVTGKVDRGRLAINSEVEIVGIRNAQKTTVTGIETFHKSMDEAQAGDNTGLLLRGIKREDVERGQVVVKPGSITPHTNFEARVYILGKDEGGRHNPFYSNYRPQFYFRTTDVTGVITLPEGTEMVMPGDNTEMTVELIQPIAMEEGLGFAIREGGRTVGSGQVTKIIK
- the fusA gene encoding elongation factor G, with the translated sequence MALDVLTDLSKVRNIGIMAHIDAGKTTTTERILFYTGVNYKIGETHDGASTMDWMEQEQERGITITSAATTCYWKNNQINIIDTPGHVDFTVEVERSLRVLDGAVAVFDGKEGVEPQSETVWRQADKYEVPRICFVNKMDKLGADFYFTVDTIINRLKAKPLVIQLPIGSESDFIGVVDLVEQKALVWHGVTALGEEYSTEEIPADLVEKAAQYRAELLEAVADASEELMEKYLNGEELTVAEIKDGIRQLTIRSEAYPVLCGSAFKNKGVQPMLDAVIDYLPTPLDVPAMQGHDLRDEEKIVERHPDSSEPFAALAFKVATHPFFGKLTYVRVYSGHVGQGAQVLNSTKNKKERIGKLFQMHSNKENPVDDATAGHIYAFIGLKDVTTGDTLCDIANPVVLESMTFPEPVISVAIEPKTKGDQEKLSVAIQKLSDEDPTFQVSLNIDTGQTVIAGMGELHLDILVDRMRREFNVEANVGKPQVAYRETIRRTVDKIDYTHKKQTGGSGQFAKVQMSFAPLDPAEGELYVFENKVGGGRIPREYIPSVDAGIQAAMELGVLAGYPLVGIKATLLDGAFHEVDSSEMAFKIAGSMILKEGVRKADPVLLEPVMAVEVRTPEEYMGDVIGDINSRRGMIQSMEDATGVKVIQAHVPLSEMFGYIGDLRSKTQGRAVYSMQFDSYSEVPRNVAEEIIKKTRGE
- the rpsG gene encoding 30S ribosomal protein S7 produces the protein MPRKGPAPKRPLIIDPVYGSPVVTQLINKVLMDGKKSTAEAIVYGALEGVRDKTAGDPVVVLKRALENIRPALEVRSRRVGGATYQVPVEVRPVRSTTLALRWLTDYSRARREKTMTERLMNEILDASNGLGAAVKRREDMHKMAESNKAFAHYRW
- the rpsL gene encoding 30S ribosomal protein S12, coding for MPTIQQLVRKGRTSKVGKSKTPALKGSPQRRGVCTRVYTTTPKKPNSALRKVARVKLSSGVEVTAYIPGVGHNLQEHSIVLVRGGRVKDLPGVRYKVIRGALDTQGVKNRKQARSRYGAKKEKS